From Parasphaerochaeta coccoides DSM 17374, a single genomic window includes:
- a CDS encoding sulfite exporter TauE/SafE family protein has product MSSVIVFVTFIATVIGSISGIGGGVIIKPVMDAVSGLTVSVISFLCGTTVLAMTSVALLTRKDGEVRVNGKIGTLLAIGSVLGGIIGKEALFFIRQAAGNDELVGFTQNIILVILTAMVFLYTVRKNKIETLHVVHPVLCLSSGLFLGLCSSFLGIGGGPVNIMILSYLFSMDSKHAALNSLFIIFFSQLASLAMTILTNSVPDFPWLLLILMIASGICGALLGRKVSLKLSHAHVDRLFMAVMVVIIGLSLYNVFMFGMGRK; this is encoded by the coding sequence GTGAGTAGTGTCATTGTTTTTGTTACGTTCATTGCGACTGTCATAGGCTCAATCAGCGGCATAGGCGGGGGAGTCATCATCAAGCCGGTCATGGATGCCGTCAGTGGCTTGACGGTCTCCGTCATCAGTTTCCTCTGCGGAACAACCGTACTGGCCATGACCTCCGTTGCCTTGCTTACGCGCAAAGACGGAGAAGTACGCGTTAATGGGAAGATTGGGACTTTGCTTGCCATAGGAAGCGTGCTTGGAGGAATCATTGGCAAGGAAGCGCTTTTTTTCATACGACAGGCCGCGGGCAATGATGAGCTGGTGGGTTTCACGCAGAACATCATTCTTGTCATCCTTACTGCCATGGTCTTCCTGTACACAGTACGGAAAAACAAAATAGAAACCTTGCACGTCGTGCATCCTGTCCTATGTTTGTCGTCCGGCCTGTTTCTGGGGCTTTGTTCTTCTTTCCTGGGCATTGGTGGCGGTCCTGTCAACATCATGATTCTTTCCTATCTTTTTTCCATGGACAGCAAACATGCGGCGCTTAATTCCCTGTTCATCATTTTCTTCTCACAGCTTGCAAGCCTGGCAATGACCATTTTAACAAATTCGGTTCCTGATTTCCCATGGTTGCTGCTGATCCTGATGATTGCATCCGGTATCTGCGGCGCACTGCTTGGCAGGAAAGTATCGTTGAAACTGAGCCATGCCCACGTAGACCGGCTGTTCATGGCGGTGATGGTCGTCATCATAGGATTGTCGTTGTATAATGTCTTCATGTTTGGAATGGGAAGGAAATGA
- a CDS encoding alpha/beta hydrolase family protein, whose product MRTFLITCGVVLMLLVSCATTPVQTADLPPCATVPEVAAAEREVPADSSPVEAEAETDMPIVAETPVLVPDSIIHDSSEPVESETPVVDETPAVVLGSIESFDAIIEGSSRQIPVTIVLPAGSDFSPLVVIMHGHGGSRQENGGFAGIAQALAEKGIASVRMDFAGCGDSSVSFIENNMTSMLEDARAAGLWAVETQPVDSRRIGLLGYSMGGRLALVEASRGEFDYGGIALLAPATMPYSTQENIKNYVSAYRTGAYEQPWYGSTLTIGSKWFEDLFITDKVMNNLPPMGNVLILHGTEDTVVPRDSNQKVADALGVTLVDIPGADHGYGFYSDQSEVTALVEETISEFFAASL is encoded by the coding sequence ATGAGAACGTTCCTGATTACATGCGGGGTTGTCCTGATGCTGCTGGTTTCTTGTGCCACCACCCCGGTACAGACTGCTGACCTGCCGCCGTGCGCAACGGTTCCGGAAGTGGCAGCGGCAGAACGTGAAGTCCCCGCCGATTCTTCTCCGGTGGAAGCGGAAGCCGAAACTGATATGCCTATTGTCGCTGAGACGCCTGTCCTGGTTCCTGACAGCATCATCCATGACAGCAGTGAACCAGTGGAAAGCGAGACGCCTGTCGTTGATGAAACCCCTGCCGTGGTTCTTGGCAGCATCGAATCATTTGATGCGATTATCGAAGGTTCCTCACGGCAGATTCCGGTGACTATCGTCCTGCCTGCCGGTTCCGATTTCTCTCCGTTGGTCGTCATCATGCATGGGCATGGAGGAAGCCGCCAAGAGAACGGAGGTTTCGCCGGTATCGCCCAGGCGTTGGCTGAAAAGGGCATTGCTTCAGTGCGGATGGATTTTGCCGGTTGCGGTGATTCAAGCGTCTCTTTCATTGAGAATAACATGACATCGATGCTTGAGGATGCCCGTGCGGCAGGTCTCTGGGCTGTCGAGACGCAACCTGTCGATTCTCGGCGGATTGGATTGCTCGGATACAGCATGGGCGGTCGTCTTGCCTTGGTGGAAGCCTCCCGTGGGGAGTTTGACTATGGCGGCATAGCACTCCTTGCTCCGGCGACGATGCCCTATTCAACCCAGGAGAACATCAAGAACTACGTGAGTGCCTACCGTACCGGAGCCTATGAACAACCATGGTATGGCTCGACCCTTACGATTGGTTCCAAGTGGTTTGAGGACTTGTTCATCACCGATAAGGTCATGAACAACCTGCCTCCGATGGGCAATGTCCTGATCCTCCATGGTACTGAGGACACAGTAGTCCCCCGTGACTCCAACCAGAAGGTGGCTGACGCGCTTGGCGTCACGCTGGTCGATATTCCCGGCGCAGACCATGGGTATGGTTTCTATTCCGACCAGAGTGAAGTGACTGCTTTGGTGGAGGAAACGATTTCCGAGTTCTTCGCGGCTTCCTTGTAA
- a CDS encoding radical SAM/SPASM domain-containing protein, whose amino-acid sequence MKPLSIMIKPASSACNLACDYCFYCNEAANRSVPCHTIMKEDVVRALLHKTLEEAGSVSYAFQGGEPALAGLSWFKRFVALEKELNTGHIPVSYAFQTNGTLMDDTWAAFFKENGFLVGISCDGAPRIHNMHRPRIGGGRSSADVLAGIEAMQRAHVDLNILTVVTDEVAQNIDQVWDFFMRHGLYYQQYIPCMNLLGDARDFLTAEAYGHFLIQLAQKWMHSLHSPFPVSIRYFDNLVGMYMGLPPEACDMKGVCSVQYVVESDGSTYPCDFYCLDPYLLGNILSDSLQTINDKRFTTLFLHNTRNGSEKCKECPYLMLCRGGCKRYRDEKGEYRFCESHRMFFREMNEPFMKLVSFLAKERGE is encoded by the coding sequence ATGAAGCCTCTGTCCATCATGATCAAACCTGCCTCATCCGCATGTAACCTTGCATGTGATTATTGCTTCTACTGCAATGAAGCGGCCAACAGGAGCGTCCCCTGTCACACAATCATGAAGGAAGACGTGGTTCGGGCGCTTCTTCACAAGACCCTTGAAGAGGCAGGGAGCGTATCATATGCGTTCCAAGGGGGAGAGCCTGCGCTTGCGGGGCTGTCGTGGTTCAAGAGGTTCGTAGCGCTGGAGAAAGAACTGAATACCGGACATATCCCTGTTTCCTATGCTTTCCAGACGAACGGAACACTGATGGATGATACATGGGCGGCATTCTTCAAGGAAAATGGATTTCTGGTCGGCATTTCGTGTGATGGCGCTCCCCGCATTCATAACATGCATCGTCCCAGGATTGGGGGAGGACGCAGCAGCGCAGACGTTCTTGCGGGAATAGAGGCCATGCAACGCGCTCATGTCGATCTCAACATACTTACTGTCGTGACCGATGAAGTCGCACAGAACATTGACCAGGTATGGGACTTTTTCATGCGGCATGGACTGTATTATCAGCAGTACATCCCGTGCATGAACCTGCTGGGCGATGCTCGTGATTTTCTCACTGCCGAAGCCTACGGACATTTCCTTATCCAGCTGGCACAGAAATGGATGCACTCCCTGCACAGTCCTTTTCCGGTATCAATCCGGTATTTTGACAATCTGGTCGGGATGTACATGGGACTCCCTCCGGAAGCATGTGACATGAAGGGAGTTTGTTCGGTACAGTATGTCGTTGAATCAGACGGTTCCACATATCCCTGTGATTTCTATTGCCTTGACCCGTATCTTCTGGGCAATATCCTTTCTGATTCACTCCAAACAATCAATGACAAGCGTTTCACGACTCTTTTCCTGCACAATACCCGCAATGGCTCTGAAAAATGCAAGGAATGTCCTTATCTGATGCTATGCCGGGGTGGATGCAAACGGTATAGGGATGAGAAGGGAGAGTACAGATTCTGTGAAAGCCATAGGATGTTTTTCAGGGAAATGAACGAACCTTTCATGAAGCTGGTGTCTTTCCTTGCCAAGGAGCGAGGCGAGTGA
- a CDS encoding fimbrillin family protein, protein MVFLTILMLLITFISCDSKLNVSNTNAVRFSTEIGRKATADSEWQAADAVGIFMATANVDLDDTPTPVDARFNKKYLADTAFQTSGFTPATTADTLKWDDLSTNPAPFFDFIAYYPYVSPIADTTALSINVYPLGSGEQDTGKADFLWGRTDNVQNNTSTVHLKLDHMLSRLIVNLGPSTTVDKDAINNATGGFTVTVKGLGSETTINLNDGTLGTTDTSASIVMKDISDTLTTTERTEGKRRFEAVLIPVGNTFALDNLILEFTLSGGARAGTYTWVADSVATSDQGKIHFDKGKQHVYNMTLNTEADEVAVAAIEIEIQDWDTGDGINAPAVKVRVKSVSAGGYHTMILKTDGTLWATGNNEYGQLGVGDTTNRSTPEQVWDSPDGSVKMTDVAAVFAGETHTLILKKDGTLWATGYNGVGQLGDGTIIDKTIPVQVKDDAGGFMTGVKAVSAGAAHTMILKKDGTLWATGFNSNGQLGIGNNDNKDTPVQVASMDSDVAAVSTGELHTMILKKNGTLWATGYNASGQLGDGYNTERNTPEQVMENVAAVFAGVGHTMILKEEDGTLWATGSNGYGQLGVGDNDGRSTPAQVTSMGSDVAVVSGGWGHTIILKEDGLLWATGYNGSGELGDGTMINSKTPVQVKASTTLGDFMTDVVAVSAGMNHTIILKKDGTLWATGHNGFGQLGLGDSSLGTNIKTPEQVIF, encoded by the coding sequence ATGGTCTTCCTGACCATCCTGATGCTTCTTATCACCTTCATTTCATGCGACAGCAAACTGAATGTTTCAAATACCAATGCAGTGCGCTTCTCCACGGAGATAGGACGCAAGGCCACGGCAGACTCCGAATGGCAAGCCGCTGATGCAGTAGGCATCTTCATGGCCACCGCCAATGTGGATTTGGATGACACCCCCACCCCTGTGGATGCGCGTTTCAACAAGAAGTATCTGGCTGACACAGCCTTCCAGACTTCCGGCTTCACTCCTGCCACCACTGCCGATACCTTGAAGTGGGATGACCTTAGTACGAATCCTGCACCATTCTTCGACTTCATCGCCTACTATCCTTACGTGTCTCCCATCGCTGATACCACGGCTCTATCCATAAACGTCTATCCCCTTGGTTCCGGGGAACAGGACACCGGAAAGGCCGACTTCCTGTGGGGACGTACCGACAATGTACAGAACAATACCTCAACGGTGCATCTGAAGCTTGACCACATGCTCTCCCGTTTGATTGTCAACCTTGGGCCAAGTACCACCGTTGATAAGGATGCCATCAACAATGCCACCGGCGGCTTTACCGTCACGGTCAAGGGCTTGGGTTCTGAAACTACGATAAACCTGAATGACGGAACCTTGGGCACGACGGATACGAGCGCGTCTATTGTCATGAAGGACATTTCCGACACGCTTACGACCACGGAAAGAACCGAGGGAAAGCGCAGGTTCGAGGCTGTGCTGATACCTGTGGGCAACACTTTTGCTCTGGATAACTTAATTCTGGAGTTTACCCTGAGCGGTGGTGCTAGAGCTGGTACATACACATGGGTAGCGGATTCCGTAGCGACCTCTGATCAAGGCAAGATTCACTTTGACAAAGGCAAGCAACATGTCTACAACATGACGCTGAATACGGAAGCGGATGAAGTCGCCGTTGCCGCTATTGAGATTGAGATACAGGACTGGGACACCGGGGACGGCATAAACGCGCCTGCTGTCAAGGTGAGAGTCAAGTCAGTCTCCGCCGGAGGTTATCACACGATGATCCTGAAGACGGACGGCACGCTCTGGGCGACTGGGAACAACGAATATGGTCAACTGGGTGTCGGCGATACGACTAACAGAAGCACGCCCGAGCAGGTCTGGGATTCTCCCGATGGTTCCGTGAAAATGACTGATGTCGCGGCCGTCTTCGCCGGAGAGACTCATACGCTGATCCTGAAGAAGGACGGCACGCTCTGGGCGACTGGATACAACGGAGTGGGTCAATTGGGTGACGGCACTATAATCGACAAAACCATTCCCGTGCAGGTCAAGGATGATGCTGGTGGGTTCATGACTGGTGTCAAGGCTGTCTCCGCCGGAGCCGCCCATACGATGATCTTGAAGAAAGACGGTACGCTCTGGGCGACTGGATTCAACTCTAATGGCCAACTAGGTATCGGTAATAATGACAACAAAGACACGCCCGTGCAGGTCGCGTCCATGGATTCTGATGTCGCGGCGGTCTCCACCGGAGAGTTACATACGATGATTCTGAAGAAAAACGGTACGCTCTGGGCGACAGGATACAACGCTTCTGGACAACTGGGTGACGGTTATAATACCGAAAGAAACACGCCCGAACAGGTCATGGAGAATGTCGCGGCCGTCTTCGCCGGAGTCGGTCACACGATGATCCTGAAGGAGGAGGACGGGACGCTCTGGGCGACTGGATCCAACGGATATGGTCAATTGGGTGTCGGTGATAATGACGGCAGAAGCACGCCCGCGCAGGTCACGTCCATGGGTTCTGATGTCGCGGTCGTCTCCGGCGGATGGGGTCATACGATAATCCTGAAGGAGGACGGCTTGCTCTGGGCGACTGGATACAACGGTTCTGGTGAACTGGGTGACGGCACTATGATCAACAGCAAGACTCCCGTGCAGGTCAAGGCCAGTACCACTCTTGGCGACTTCATGACTGATGTCGTGGCCGTCTCCGCCGGAATGAATCACACGATAATTTTGAAGAAGGACGGCACGCTCTGGGCGACTGGACACAACGGTTTTGGTCAACTGGGTCTAGGTGACAGCAGTTTGGGAACCAACATAAAAACGCCCGAACAGGTAATTTTCTAA
- a CDS encoding superoxide dismutase, which translates to MFTQIELSYDFSALEPYIDALTMETHYTKHHAAYAKNLNAALEKASDKDRERGIECLLKDITSLPEEIRTAVRNNGGGFYNHNVYFDTMAPGTGGIPSGRLASQIDKNFGSFDLFKEKLSAASIARFGSGWGWLSTDKNGTLTVSSSANQDNPLMDGSGFPILGIDVWEHAYYLKYKNLRADYVKAFWNVIDWKKVGSLYEKAIEA; encoded by the coding sequence ATGTTTACCCAGATTGAACTTTCCTATGATTTTTCCGCGCTTGAGCCATACATAGATGCGCTGACAATGGAAACCCATTATACGAAGCACCATGCGGCCTACGCCAAGAACCTGAATGCGGCTCTGGAGAAAGCCTCTGACAAAGACCGTGAGAGAGGGATTGAGTGTCTGCTCAAGGATATTACTTCTCTGCCGGAAGAAATCCGCACGGCGGTACGCAACAATGGCGGCGGCTTTTATAATCACAATGTGTACTTCGACACCATGGCTCCGGGAACCGGAGGCATCCCTTCCGGACGGCTTGCTTCCCAGATTGACAAGAACTTCGGTTCCTTTGATCTTTTCAAGGAAAAGCTGAGCGCCGCTTCCATTGCTCGCTTTGGTTCAGGCTGGGGCTGGTTGTCCACCGACAAGAACGGCACGCTGACCGTATCTTCCTCAGCGAATCAGGACAATCCTCTCATGGATGGTTCCGGGTTTCCCATCCTTGGCATTGATGTCTGGGAGCACGCATACTACCTGAAATACAAGAATCTGCGCGCTGACTATGTCAAGGCTTTCTGGAATGTCATTGACTGGAAGAAGGTTGGAAGCCTGTATGAGAAGGCAATCGAGGCGTAA